In Streptomyces camelliae, the sequence GCGCGGGCCGGTGCAGGCGCAGTACCCAGCGGATCAGGCGCGGCTTCCCGGCGGCCCGTGCCTGGGCGACCGGTGCGGTGGTGGCGGTCACGCGGCACGCTCCTCGGTGACGGCTACGGCGGTGGTGAGGGCGGGGGCCTGGGGATTGCGCAGGTGGGCGAGGACCAGCTCCTCCAGGGAGGGCACCGAGGCGCGCCAGTCGCCGGTGAGCGGGCCGGCCGGGCGGATCAGCGCGGTGAGCTGACGGCCGGTGGTGCGGGACTCGACCACGGTGTGCGCGCCGAGACCGGCGTCGGCCGCTCCCGTGACCCGGCGGTGGGCGGCGCGCAGGTCGTCGATGTCCCCGGCCAGCCGGATCCGGCCGTCGCCGACCAGCAGCAGATGGTCGCAGGAGTCCTCCAGCTCGGCGACCACGTGCGAGGACATCACGATCGTGGTGCCGTACTGGGCCGCGTCCGCCATCAGCGTGCCCATCAGCTCGTGCCGGGCCAGCGGGTCGAGGTCGGCCATCGGCTCGTCCAGGAGCAGCAGTTCGGGCCGCTTGCCGAGGGCGAGGGCGAGCGCGACCCGGGTGCGCTGCCCGCCGGAGAGGGAACGGATCCGGGCCTTCGGGT encodes:
- a CDS encoding ABC transporter ATP-binding protein — translated: MTDTALRADALGKRFGRRGGRGWALRECGFRLPTGRVCAVVGPNGAGKSTLLALAAGLLPPTEGRLTVLGTTPAEARPRVGFVAQDKPLYPQLTVAETLLMGADLNPERWDAAVAENVVKGGDLDPKARIRSLSGGQRTRVALALALGKRPELLLLDEPMADLDPLARHELMGTLMADAAQYGTTIVMSSHVVAELEDSCDHLLLVGDGRIRLAGDIDDLRAAHRRVTGAADAGLGAHTVVESRTTGRQLTALIRPAGPLTGDWRASVPSLEELVLAHLRNPQAPALTTAVAVTEERAA